The following coding sequences are from one Sulfurimonas crateris window:
- a CDS encoding GNAT family N-acetyltransferase, whose product MNIIKYRAEYKNLWNEFVKNSKNSHFFFDRDYMEYHNDRFEDFSLMIFDDTDKLIAILPANIKENFLYSHHGLTFGGFLVDDKMKTETMLEIFQFLKDYAKKQNIKKIIYKCIPYIYHIKPSEEDRYALFRNNAKLIRRDVTSTIDLTEQVRYSKGRKWTINKAKKEPIEAFESNDYKAFWELLTGVLESNHEAKPVHTLEEMRKLASLFPKNIKLFLAKKDEKVVSGALIYENQNIVHTQYLANSEEGRELGALDLLIDYLIKDVYKNKKYFDFGISNEDAGRFLNTGLIAQKEGFGARAVVQDFYELEIK is encoded by the coding sequence ATGAATATAATCAAATATAGAGCAGAGTATAAAAATTTATGGAATGAATTTGTAAAGAATTCAAAAAACAGTCATTTCTTTTTTGACAGAGATTATATGGAATATCATAATGATAGATTTGAAGATTTTTCACTTATGATTTTTGATGATACGGATAAATTGATTGCTATTTTACCTGCAAATATAAAAGAAAATTTTTTATATTCTCATCATGGGCTTACTTTTGGCGGGTTTTTAGTAGATGATAAAATGAAAACAGAAACAATGTTAGAAATTTTTCAATTTTTAAAAGATTATGCAAAAAAGCAAAATATAAAAAAGATTATTTACAAATGTATTCCATATATATATCACATAAAACCATCAGAAGAAGATAGATATGCTCTCTTTAGAAATAATGCAAAGTTAATACGAAGAGATGTGACTTCAACTATAGATTTGACCGAACAAGTTAGATATTCTAAGGGTAGAAAATGGACTATAAATAAAGCTAAAAAAGAACCGATAGAAGCCTTTGAATCTAATGATTATAAAGCCTTTTGGGAACTTTTAACAGGAGTTTTAGAATCAAATCATGAAGCAAAGCCAGTACATACATTAGAAGAGATGAGGAAATTGGCTAGTTTATTTCCAAAAAATATTAAACTTTTTTTAGCAAAAAAAGATGAAAAAGTAGTTTCAGGTGCTTTAATTTATGAGAATCAAAATATTGTACATACTCAGTATTTAGCAAATAGTGAAGAGGGAAGAGAGCTTGGAGCATTGGATTTATTGATAGATTATTTGATAAAAGATGTTTATAAAAATAAAAAATATTTTGATTTTGGAATATCAAATGAAGATGCCGGTAGATTTTTAAATACTGGTTTAATCGCTCAAAAAGAAGGTTTTGGAGCAAGGGCAGTTGTCCAAGATTTTTATGAATTGGAGATAAAATGA
- a CDS encoding acetyltransferase — protein MEKTKKLIIVGSGETGLIAYEYFQFDSAYEVVAFSVNEQYITETIVNDLPVIPFETLEEKYNPNKYEVYVAISSGKLNRNRTKVYSEVKAKGYKCATYISSKAFVWRNVEIGENCFIFEDNTLQPFVKIGNNVTLWSGNHIGHNTIIRDNCFISSHCVISGFCEVGENSFLGVNCTIEDNTKLAKDNFIGAGALIQKDTNEKEFYQLKQTELSKVNTHRLFRIKED, from the coding sequence ATGGAAAAAACTAAAAAACTAATCATCGTAGGAAGTGGAGAAACAGGTTTAATAGCTTATGAATATTTTCAATTCGACTCAGCATATGAAGTTGTGGCATTCAGTGTGAATGAACAGTATATTACTGAAACAATTGTTAATGATTTACCAGTAATTCCATTTGAAACTTTAGAAGAAAAATATAATCCAAATAAATATGAGGTATATGTTGCAATAAGTTCAGGGAAACTAAATAGAAATAGAACAAAAGTTTATAGTGAAGTAAAAGCAAAAGGGTACAAGTGTGCAACTTATATCAGTTCAAAAGCTTTTGTATGGAGAAATGTAGAGATTGGTGAAAATTGCTTTATATTTGAAGACAATACACTTCAGCCTTTTGTAAAAATAGGAAATAATGTAACTCTATGGAGTGGAAATCATATAGGACATAATACAATTATAAGAGATAATTGTTTTATATCTTCGCACTGTGTTATTTCAGGATTTTGTGAAGTTGGCGAAAACTCTTTTTTAGGTGTTAACTGTACTATTGAGGACAATACCAAACTAGCTAAAGATAATTTTATAGGTGCTGGTGCTTTAATACAAAAAGATACTAATGAAAAAGAATTTTATCAATTAAAACAAACAGAATTATCAAAAGTAAATACTCATAGATTGTTTAGAATAAAGGAAGATTGA
- a CDS encoding glycosyltransferase family 2 protein → MSLDKLVTVWIPAYNHEQYIHEAINSVINQTYKNIELIIINDGSPDKTHEKIMELYDECKNRFKRFEYISRENRGLITTIKEIEQLAKGYYITGLASDDFYAPTKIEKQVEALEKNYEHAMCYGNMIRVDNKSNILGRVTTKYNKSGYIFNDLLFRNFITGPTVFIKKSVLNEIGGHETKYKIEDHPMWLKISKKYKILYLNEDLVYYRDHDSNMSKNSEFMVEEMEKMLNDYSDEPMYKKAINRHYLYSFVQLVKANKKELAKKYMTKALPSSWYHPKFIKGALRYLFK, encoded by the coding sequence ATGAGTTTAGATAAATTGGTAACTGTCTGGATACCTGCATACAACCATGAACAATATATTCATGAAGCTATAAATAGTGTTATAAATCAGACATATAAAAATATAGAGTTGATAATTATCAATGATGGCTCTCCAGATAAAACGCATGAAAAAATAATGGAACTTTATGATGAATGCAAAAATAGATTTAAGAGATTTGAGTATATTAGTCGAGAAAACAGAGGATTGATTACAACAATTAAAGAAATTGAGCAACTTGCAAAAGGTTATTATATAACAGGATTAGCATCAGATGATTTTTATGCACCCACAAAAATAGAAAAGCAAGTAGAAGCTCTAGAAAAAAACTATGAGCATGCAATGTGTTACGGCAATATGATAAGAGTTGACAATAAGTCAAATATATTAGGCAGAGTAACGACCAAGTACAATAAGTCAGGTTATATATTTAATGATCTTCTATTTAGAAATTTTATAACAGGACCAACTGTTTTTATAAAAAAAAGCGTTTTGAATGAGATAGGAGGTCATGAAACAAAGTACAAAATAGAAGATCATCCGATGTGGCTAAAAATAAGCAAAAAATATAAAATTTTATATTTAAATGAAGATTTAGTATATTACAGAGATCACGATAGTAATATGAGTAAAAACTCAGAGTTTATGGTTGAAGAGATGGAGAAAATGTTAAATGACTATTCAGATGAACCAATGTACAAAAAAGCCATCAATAGACACTATCTTTACTCTTTTGTACAACTAGTAAAAGCAAATAAAAAAGAGTTGGCAAAAAAATATATGACCAAAGCTTTGCCTAGCTCCTGGTATCATCCAAAGTTTATAAAAGGTGCCCTAAGATATCTTTTTAAATGA
- a CDS encoding DegT/DnrJ/EryC1/StrS family aminotransferase produces MIPFLDLKGINAQYKAELIEACTRVVDSGWYIQGNECKEFDKEFAEYCGVKYAIGVANGLDALILILRAYKELDFMKDGDEVIVPSNTYIASILAISQNNFVPILVEPDINTYLIDPSKIEEKITSKTKAILPVHLYGQTCDMEKINEIAKKYNLKVIEDSAQSHGSYYKDKRSGNLGDASGFSFYPGKNLGALGDGGAVTTNDEELANTIKALGNYGSHKKYENLYKGVNSRLDEMQASMLRVKLRYLDNEIDKRREIANYYLKTIKNENIILPTLRAENNHVWHLFVIRTNKRDELQKYLLDKGIQTLIHYPIPPHKQNAYKEWNNEIYPVSEQIHNEVLSLPISGIQSFEDTKTIVKVLNEFR; encoded by the coding sequence ATGATTCCATTTTTAGATTTAAAAGGCATAAATGCTCAATATAAAGCTGAATTAATAGAAGCTTGTACAAGAGTAGTAGACAGTGGTTGGTATATTCAAGGAAATGAATGTAAAGAGTTTGACAAAGAGTTTGCAGAGTATTGTGGTGTAAAGTATGCCATAGGGGTAGCAAATGGTCTTGATGCGCTTATTTTGATACTTAGAGCTTATAAAGAACTAGATTTTATGAAAGATGGAGATGAAGTTATAGTACCTTCAAATACCTATATAGCTTCAATACTTGCAATTTCTCAAAACAATTTCGTGCCTATTTTAGTGGAGCCAGATATAAATACATATCTTATAGACCCATCTAAAATAGAAGAAAAAATCACTTCCAAAACAAAAGCTATTTTACCAGTACATCTTTACGGGCAAACTTGTGATATGGAAAAGATAAATGAAATAGCTAAAAAATATAATTTAAAAGTTATAGAAGACTCAGCCCAATCACACGGTTCTTACTACAAAGATAAAAGAAGTGGAAACTTGGGAGATGCAAGTGGATTTAGCTTTTATCCTGGGAAAAATCTTGGTGCTTTAGGTGATGGTGGAGCAGTTACTACAAATGATGAAGAGCTGGCAAATACTATCAAAGCACTAGGGAACTACGGAAGCCACAAAAAATATGAAAATCTTTACAAAGGTGTAAATAGCAGGCTTGATGAAATGCAAGCTTCGATGCTAAGAGTGAAGCTTAGATATTTAGATAATGAGATTGATAAAAGAAGAGAGATAGCAAATTATTATCTAAAAACTATTAAAAATGAAAATATCATTTTACCAACCCTAAGAGCTGAAAATAATCATGTGTGGCATCTGTTTGTTATAAGAACAAATAAAAGAGATGAACTACAAAAATACCTTTTAGATAAAGGTATCCAAACACTTATCCACTATCCAATACCACCGCATAAACAAAATGCCTATAAAGAATGGAATAATGAAATCTATCCGGTAAGTGAACAAATTCATAATGAAGTTTTAAGTCTACCAATAAGCGGTATTCAAAGCTTTGAAGACACTAAAACAATAGTAAAGGTTTTGAATGAGTTTAGATAA